A window of Corallococcus macrosporus DSM 14697 contains these coding sequences:
- a CDS encoding chromosome condensation regulator RCC1 — MAPDMLAGTRRLVTFLVSALLLVACEPTGELAALEQPRAARTQRITVTAPPMRIAAGSQHSLYVSPTGTVWAWGGNTSGQLGGEATPLQRLAPAPLPSPRDIVSVVSGEAHSLALDEAGTVWAWGGNSSGQLGDGTTTDRVTPMQVAGLTDVVAVAAGDFHSLALRGDGTVWAWGTNFHGQLGRGHTEPGLTPEPVPGLEGVVALAAGFDFTLAVMDDGTVRAWGSNSSGQLGDGTFTQRLSPVEVAHISGISAVAAGTYHALALGKDGGVWTWGANSSGQLGDGAWSDRAVPARVPGLERVKAVASMDASSLALLEAGSVLAWGANGSGQLGDSGTDDRATPGEVPGLRSVAAVVGGAQHALALRGDGTLWAWGGGLAGQLGHGGSERHVVPAPLLRLADVASMATGSFHSLAALGDGSVWSWGRNTYGQLGDGTTAERHAAVRVEGLSGIRGVAASGHHSLAVGTDGTVWAWGRNAAGQLGDGSTRDRARPVVVSGLTSVVAVATGGSHTLALRGDGTVWAWGYNALGQLGDGTTVDRLTPVRVARLDSVVAVAAGTYFSMALRSDGTVWAWGEGFEGQVGDGGGVQRLFPVQVAGLTNITRVAAGSAHALAVRGDGTVWAWGDNGEGQLGDGTWTDRFRPVQVPGLTGITAVSGGRSHSMALHGDGTVRAWGYNGYGQLGDGTFTSRVRPAVVPGLSGIQALHPSHLHVLALHADGTLRGWGYNRFGQLGLGAAGWSSRPVQVQGLGRVDRLAVGRAHALMVRADGAVLAWGENASGQLGDGTTTHRAGPVRVRGVPCVRSVASGVRHSLALACDGSVWAWGANGRGQLGDGTTASRVVPARVDGLQGAVAVAAGGDASLALLADGTAWAWGANAHGQLGDGSTADRAVPGPLKLPSNIMSVALGETHGLAAGEDGALWAWGANGSGQLGEGSTTPSPTPVRVKGLEGVASVSAGRAFSLAVRQDGTAWAWGANPSGQLGDGTNHSQSVPKQVTSVKRVRAMSAGAHHVVALGEDGAVWTWGDNTLGQLGDGTSAPTWMWPRQVPELRDVEAVAAGEQFSVAVLVGGGAHAWGSNEYGQLGDGKTGPRLTPVQVRIEASKLRQPVRTVRAWAQHAVALMADGTVQAWGDNAHGQLGDGTTERRAAPVVVRGLTGVVAVSTGAWHSLALRSDGTVWAWGANGFGQLGDGTTLSRTTPVRVAGLQRVVAIGSGGYHALAVRSDGSVWAWGYNAFGQLGDGTAESRLLPVRVEGLSNVTSVAGGDHHSLALLADGSLAAWGNNASGQLGDGTGTTRYSRVWVKGVDGVVEVRAGAAHTLALRGDGAVWTWGDNTHSQLGAGDDSTRTRIVPRPVPGLAGVTAIGAGARHSFAVGPKGTVWAWGRNSHGQLGLGDNANRAEPLRVKELAEVSVVSGGADFSLAMQRDGTVSSWGSSLHGALGLGTAGQRSSPGQVALP; from the coding sequence ATGGCCCCTGACATGTTGGCGGGAACGCGCCGCCTGGTGACGTTCCTGGTGAGCGCCCTGTTGCTGGTTGCCTGCGAGCCCACAGGGGAGCTCGCCGCGCTTGAGCAGCCTCGCGCCGCGCGCACCCAGCGCATCACCGTCACGGCGCCGCCCATGCGCATCGCCGCGGGCTCGCAGCATTCGCTGTACGTGTCCCCCACAGGCACGGTGTGGGCGTGGGGTGGCAACACCTCGGGACAACTGGGGGGCGAGGCGACGCCTCTCCAGCGGCTGGCGCCCGCGCCGCTGCCTTCGCCGCGAGACATCGTGTCCGTGGTGTCCGGTGAGGCCCACTCGCTCGCGCTGGACGAGGCGGGCACGGTGTGGGCGTGGGGCGGCAACAGCTCCGGGCAGTTGGGGGATGGCACCACCACCGACCGCGTGACACCGATGCAGGTCGCCGGCCTGACGGACGTGGTGGCCGTGGCCGCGGGCGACTTCCACTCGCTGGCGCTGCGCGGCGACGGCACCGTGTGGGCCTGGGGCACCAACTTCCACGGGCAGCTCGGCCGGGGGCACACGGAGCCCGGCCTCACGCCCGAGCCCGTCCCCGGCCTGGAGGGCGTGGTGGCGCTCGCCGCCGGCTTCGACTTCACCCTGGCCGTGATGGATGACGGCACGGTGCGCGCGTGGGGCTCCAACAGCTCCGGGCAGCTCGGTGATGGCACCTTCACCCAGCGCCTGTCTCCGGTGGAGGTCGCCCACATCAGCGGCATCTCCGCCGTGGCGGCGGGCACCTACCACGCGCTGGCCCTGGGCAAGGACGGGGGCGTGTGGACGTGGGGCGCCAACAGCTCCGGGCAGCTCGGTGACGGCGCCTGGAGTGACCGCGCCGTGCCCGCGCGGGTGCCTGGGCTGGAGCGGGTGAAGGCCGTCGCGTCGATGGACGCGAGCTCGCTGGCGTTGCTCGAAGCGGGCAGCGTGCTCGCCTGGGGTGCCAATGGCTCTGGCCAGCTTGGCGACAGCGGCACGGACGACCGCGCCACGCCCGGCGAGGTGCCCGGGCTGAGGTCCGTGGCCGCGGTGGTGGGCGGCGCGCAGCACGCGCTGGCCCTGCGCGGGGACGGCACGCTCTGGGCCTGGGGCGGCGGCCTCGCGGGCCAGCTCGGCCATGGCGGCTCCGAGCGCCACGTGGTGCCGGCGCCGTTGCTGCGGCTGGCGGACGTGGCGTCGATGGCGACGGGCAGCTTCCACTCCCTGGCGGCGCTGGGAGACGGCTCCGTCTGGTCCTGGGGCCGCAACACCTACGGCCAGCTCGGGGATGGCACCACCGCCGAGCGCCACGCCGCGGTGCGCGTGGAGGGGCTCAGCGGCATCCGCGGCGTCGCCGCGTCCGGACACCACTCGCTCGCCGTGGGCACGGATGGGACGGTCTGGGCCTGGGGGCGCAACGCCGCCGGCCAGCTCGGGGATGGCTCCACCCGCGACCGCGCCCGGCCCGTCGTCGTGTCGGGCCTGACGTCGGTGGTGGCGGTGGCCACGGGCGGCAGCCACACGCTGGCGCTGCGCGGCGACGGCACCGTGTGGGCCTGGGGCTACAACGCGCTGGGGCAGCTTGGAGATGGCACGACGGTGGACCGGCTGACGCCGGTGCGCGTCGCCAGGCTGGACTCGGTGGTGGCGGTGGCGGCCGGGACGTACTTCTCCATGGCGCTGCGCAGCGACGGCACGGTGTGGGCGTGGGGCGAGGGCTTCGAGGGACAGGTGGGCGACGGGGGCGGCGTGCAGCGCCTGTTCCCGGTGCAGGTGGCGGGGCTGACGAACATCACCCGCGTGGCTGCGGGCTCCGCGCACGCGCTGGCCGTGCGCGGTGACGGCACGGTGTGGGCGTGGGGGGACAATGGCGAGGGACAGCTCGGCGACGGCACGTGGACCGACCGCTTCCGTCCCGTGCAGGTGCCGGGGCTGACGGGCATCACCGCCGTCAGCGGTGGCCGCTCCCACTCCATGGCGCTGCACGGCGACGGCACGGTGCGCGCGTGGGGTTACAACGGGTACGGGCAGCTCGGTGACGGCACCTTCACCTCGCGCGTGCGGCCAGCCGTCGTCCCCGGCCTGTCGGGCATCCAGGCGCTGCACCCCAGTCACCTGCACGTGCTCGCGCTGCACGCGGATGGGACGCTGCGCGGGTGGGGCTACAACCGCTTCGGCCAGTTGGGCCTGGGCGCCGCGGGCTGGAGCTCGCGCCCGGTGCAGGTGCAGGGCCTGGGCCGCGTGGACCGGCTGGCCGTCGGCCGCGCGCACGCCCTGATGGTCCGCGCGGATGGCGCCGTGCTGGCCTGGGGAGAGAACGCCTCCGGCCAGCTCGGAGATGGCACCACCACCCACCGCGCCGGGCCCGTGCGCGTCCGCGGCGTGCCCTGTGTCCGCTCCGTCGCCAGCGGCGTGCGGCACTCCCTGGCGCTGGCGTGTGACGGCTCCGTCTGGGCCTGGGGCGCGAACGGCCGGGGGCAACTGGGAGACGGCACCACGGCCTCGCGCGTGGTGCCGGCGCGGGTGGACGGGCTGCAGGGCGCCGTGGCGGTGGCGGCGGGCGGAGACGCGTCCCTGGCGCTGCTCGCGGATGGCACCGCGTGGGCCTGGGGCGCCAATGCCCACGGCCAACTGGGGGACGGCTCCACGGCGGACCGCGCCGTGCCGGGCCCGCTCAAGCTCCCCTCCAACATCATGTCCGTGGCGCTGGGCGAGACGCACGGCCTGGCGGCGGGCGAGGACGGGGCGCTGTGGGCCTGGGGCGCGAATGGCTCGGGTCAGCTTGGCGAGGGCAGCACCACGCCGAGCCCGACGCCGGTGCGCGTGAAGGGGCTGGAGGGCGTGGCCTCGGTGTCCGCGGGGCGCGCCTTCTCGCTGGCGGTGCGCCAGGACGGCACCGCGTGGGCCTGGGGCGCGAACCCGTCCGGACAGTTGGGGGATGGCACCAACCACTCGCAGTCCGTGCCCAAGCAGGTGACGTCCGTCAAGCGCGTCCGGGCCATGTCCGCGGGCGCGCACCACGTGGTGGCGCTGGGGGAGGACGGCGCGGTGTGGACGTGGGGCGACAACACGTTGGGGCAGCTCGGGGATGGCACGTCGGCGCCCACGTGGATGTGGCCCCGGCAGGTGCCGGAGCTGCGGGACGTGGAGGCGGTGGCCGCCGGTGAGCAGTTCTCCGTGGCCGTGCTCGTGGGCGGCGGCGCCCACGCCTGGGGCAGCAATGAGTACGGCCAGCTCGGCGATGGGAAGACGGGCCCGCGGCTGACGCCGGTGCAGGTGCGAATCGAGGCGTCCAAGCTTCGCCAGCCGGTGCGCACCGTGCGCGCCTGGGCGCAGCACGCGGTGGCGCTGATGGCGGATGGCACCGTGCAGGCCTGGGGTGACAACGCGCATGGCCAGCTCGGGGACGGCACCACCGAGCGCCGCGCCGCGCCCGTCGTGGTGCGCGGACTGACGGGCGTGGTGGCCGTGTCCACGGGCGCCTGGCACTCGCTGGCGCTGCGCAGCGACGGCACCGTGTGGGCGTGGGGGGCCAATGGCTTCGGCCAGCTCGGAGACGGGACGACGCTCTCCCGCACGACGCCCGTGCGGGTGGCCGGGCTCCAGCGGGTGGTGGCCATCGGCTCGGGGGGCTACCACGCGCTGGCGGTGCGCTCGGACGGCTCGGTGTGGGCGTGGGGCTACAACGCGTTCGGCCAGTTGGGGGACGGCACCGCGGAGTCCCGCCTCCTGCCCGTCCGCGTGGAGGGCCTGTCGAACGTGACGTCGGTGGCGGGCGGGGACCACCACTCGCTGGCGCTGCTGGCGGACGGCTCCCTGGCGGCGTGGGGCAACAATGCCTCCGGCCAGCTTGGAGACGGCACCGGCACCACCCGGTACTCGCGCGTGTGGGTGAAGGGCGTGGACGGCGTGGTGGAGGTGCGCGCGGGCGCGGCGCACACGCTGGCGCTGCGCGGCGACGGCGCCGTCTGGACGTGGGGCGACAACACGCACAGCCAGCTCGGAGCCGGCGACGACAGCACGCGGACGCGCATCGTGCCCCGGCCCGTGCCGGGCCTCGCCGGGGTGACGGCCATTGGCGCGGGGGCGCGGCACTCGTTCGCCGTGGGCCCCAAGGGCACCGTGTGGGCCTGGGGCCGCAACTCGCACGGGCAGCTCGGGCTGGGAGACAACGCGAACCGGGCCGAGCCCCTGCGCGTGAAGGAGCTGGCGGAGGTCTCCGTGGTGTCGGGCGGAGCGGACTTCTCGCTGGCCATGCAGCGGGACGGCACGGTGTCGAGCTGGGGCTCCAGCCTGCACGGCGCGCTGGGCCTGGGCACCGCGGGGCAGCGCTCGTCACCGGGGCAGGTGGCGCTGCCCTGA